CATGTCAGTAATCTGATCATCTGACAGTTTGACGGCATCACTCAGAACAGGCGGTCCGGGCCATGCCCTGTCCGCGAAATCCTGTTCCTTCCAATTACGGGACCCCTCATAGCGGGGGATGAGATGGAAATGGACATGCGGATCAACCATCATCAGCATCAGCCAGTTGAGTTTCTGATGCGATACCAGATGCTGCAAAGCCGACGACACTTCGGTGGTTACGGATTTGAGCTCGGTGAAATGATCCGCTGACAGATCGCCAAAATCCGTTGCATCGGACTTCGCCGCCACAATCAAAGACCCCAGCGTGACTTGCGCCGGACGCAGCAGGACGACCCAATGATCATAATCTTTCACCAGTGTTGCCGGATATCCGAACTTTTTGATGGTGTCGTTGATCATCCGTCTATCCTTGCTCTTGCTCCAGCCATGAAACAATCTGCCCGCCGCGTATTTTTACCATCCAGGCCTGTATGATCTGAACCATATGCACAGCAAGCGAGATTAACGTCCACCATGCAACGGCGATCAAGCCGATGTCGGGACGGCCGAAAACCATGGAGATGAACAATAATACCATATTGGGATTGCGTCTTGCGGTAATCAGACGGAACCAGGAATCCATCGGTCGCCAGACATGGATATGCTGGCCAAAGGCGCGGATGAAAATGCCTTCGATAATCCGTTGCAGAACATAGCCGCCCAATATGACTATGAGCGCGAGGCGCAGTTGATCTTCTGGCAGCGCCAGTCCGACTGCGCCCAGACCTATTGCCCAGGCCACCCACCAGAAAGGGGGATGGACGAGATCAAGACCGTGATCGAAAATATTACCCCAGAAGGAGGATGTGATGGTGCAGCGCGCAAGTTTGCCATCAACCGTGTCGAGAACCATGAACACAAAACCTGCCGCCATGCCGGTCCAGAAATAGCCATAGTAGAACAGAAAAGTTGCCGAGACACAGCCAATTGCACCAATGGCAGTGACCATATTGGGGGTCATGCCCAGCCGGGCCGCAAGGCGGGTGAGAACCAATGCGAGTTCCGGCCAAAGATATTTGGTGAGAATATCGGTGACGCCTTTATACGCCCCGAAATAGCTTTCTCGCTCAATATCCTTCACCGTTGCTGGAGTGAGTTCCCGGACAAAAGGTGTTTCCAGTTTGCGCAATGAGGCGTTGTGGATGCGTGGTTTGTCGCGATATTCCCTGACCGTTGCACGGGCGGGTAATTGCCCGGCGGCAAGGGCCTCAGCCTCGCTTTCGTCTGTCAGATGGGCAAGAACTGGGGTGCCGTCGAACGTGATGATCATCCCCGGATTATCATGCACATGCCGGATCCATTGGGGATCAAAAACATAGGTCAGATTGATCCACAAACTGCCGCTGATATCACCCTGTAGTTTTTCGACCAGGCGGCGTCCCCGTTCCGCGTTGGTCATGCCCCATATCAGCGTGTCATTTTCGCCATGCAGCAAAAGAGTCACACCGTTTTTGGTCTGCATATGATGTGTTCCTGTTGTAAATTCATAAGGAGGTGAAGGATTTTTGTCATGAATGCCAGCAATATGACTGCGTTAGCGAAAAATGAGGCATATTAGAATCGAAAAAGTGCCAAACGGTTCAAAACGAACGTCATAGCCACATTATCAAAAATATCAGCATCTGATCTTTCGTTGGTTTTCTATGGTTTAGACAGGGGTTTAGGTAGGATTTTCGGGTTGATTTCAGTCATTGAATTTGGCGAAAAACCGGTTATATCCACTGCACCAGACAAAATTTTAACGCGACACCTATATTATTTCGCCAGGACAAGAGATTATCGATGGCAACTTTTACGCTCCCAAAGAACAGCAAAATTCGCAAGACAGGCGAAGTGCATGAAGCGCTGAGCGGGGGCAAGAGCCGGGCGTTCAAAGTCTATCGTTATGATCCTGATAGCGGCGAAAACCCGCGTTATGACACGTTCAAAATTGATACCGAAGACTGCGGTCCAATGGTGCTCGATGCGCTGATCAAGATGAAGAGCGAACAGGATTCAACTCTGACCTTCCGCCGGTCCTGCCGCGAAGGCATTTGCGGGTCCTGTGCGATGAACATCGACGGTAAAAACGGCCTTGCCTGCACCACCGCGATTGAGGATTGCGGCAAGGAAGTGAAGATCACACCGCTGCCCCACATGGAAGTGATCAAGGACCTGGTTCCCGATTTCACCCATTTCTATGCGCAATATGCGTCGATCCAACCGTGGCTGAAGACGGTGACCCCGACGCCATCCGGTAAAGAGCGGCTCCAGTCTCCTGAAGACCGTGCCAAGCTGGACGGCCTTTATGAGTGCATCCTGTGCGCTTGCTGTCAGACCAGTTGCCCGAGCTATTGGTGGAATAGCGACAAGTTCCTTGGTCCTGCCATTTTGTTGCAGGCCTATCGCTGGCTCGCTGATAGCCGGGATGAAATGACCGGGGAGCGGCTGGACGAGCTGGAAGATCCGTTCCGTCTCTATCGCTGTCATACAATTATGAACTGTGCCAATGCCTGTCCGAAAGGCCTGTCGCCTGCCAAAGCGATTGCCGAGATCAAGAAAATGACAGCGGCACGCGAAGTTTGACAATTGACTGGCGATAAGCTGATGGCTGACGCCGACCCTGAATTTTTCACCAGCGATCCTGATCCGGATCATCCGGGCTGGTATCAATGGAAGTTGAAAGACCCGGAATGCTATAACAGCTTTCTTGGTCCCATGATTGTTCGCCGCGGCGGCGATGGCATTTCCGATAATATCGCCCGCGTCCGGATGTTCCCGGAGCGGCAGCACCGCAATCTGGGCAATGTCGTGCATGGCGGAACGATGATGGGCTTTATTGATTGCGCTTTATTTGCGGCAATGCGGGTGCTGGAAATCGGTCCTTCCGGCTTTGCCGTCACGTTGGAGCTGCAAACCCATTTCATTGGCGCAGCGCGGCTTGGTGAACCGCTGGAAGCGCAGGTTGAGGTGGCGCGTGAAACCGGTCGTTTCCTCTTTCTGCGCGGGCTGGTGGTGCAGGGAGATGGCAGTGAAAACATGGCCTCCTATACGGCCATCGTCAAAAAAGCACCTCAATGACAGGCTTTTATGCGCGCTATCAGGCGTTGATCGCAAATGGGGAATTGAAACCTGACGCGGATCAGGATGCTTGTGCGAAGCGTCTGTCCCAGCTGCAGGAAGAGCTTGAGGCCGTGCCGCCACGGGGCAGCGTGCTATGGCGCATGTTCTCGAAAAAACCAAAGGCTGCCAAGGGCGTTTACATGTGGGGCGGCGTCGGGCGCGGCAAGTCGATGCTCATGGATCTGTTTTACGATAATCTTCAGATCAACCGCAAAAAGCGCGCGCATTTTCATGAGTTCATGCTGGATGTACATGCCCGGCTGAATGAGGAGCGCAAGAAAGAGCAGGGGGATCCGATCCTGCCTGTTGTCGAAGCACTGGCTAGTGAGGCACGCTTCCTCGCCTTTGACGAAATGGTGGTGAACAATAGCGCCGATGCGATGATCATGTCGCGGTTGTTTACCGGACTGGTTGAAGCCGGTGTGACTCTGATCGCAACGTCCAATCGCCCGCCGGTTGATCTTTACAAAGACGGCCTGAACCGGGAGCATTTCCTGCCCTTCATTGATCTGCTGGAGACGCGGCTCGATGTTATCTCGCTCAATGGTCCGACTGACTATCGCCGCGAACGGCTGGGCGGGGTCGACCTGTGGCATGTGCCCAATGGTGATGCCGCGACCAAGGCATTGAGTGAAGCCTTTTTCCGCCTGACCGATTATCCACCGGAAGATCGTGCTCATGTTCCATCGGAGGAGTTACCGGTGCAAGGCGGCCGATCCATGCATGTGCCCAAGGCGTTGAAAGGTGTTGCTGTCTTTTCCTTCAAACGGCTCTGTGCAGAGGCACGGGGTGCGCCGGATTATCTGGCCATCGCGCGGCATTTTCATAGCGTGATCATTGTCGGTATTCCCGTGCTCTCCAAAGAGAATCGCAACGAAGCGGCGCGCTTTGTCACCCTGATCGATGCGCTTTACGAATATCGGGTCAAGCTGCTCGCCAGCGCGGATGCCGAGCCCGATGCGCTATATCCAGAAGGCGATGGATCATTTGAATTTGAACGCACCGCCTCCCGCCTCGTTGAGATGCAGTCCGATGATTATCTCGCGCTTGGTCACGGCGAAGCGGCAGCGGACTGATTTAGAGCAGGCTCAGACTTTCGAGATCCAGCGCCATTTGTGCGGGTCGCTCGGCCATTACGGCAAACATCTCGTCGCCCCTTTCGGTTTGCTCGACATGGATGGAGGCGTTGATGGCCATGATGAAACCGGAGAAAGCGAGGCGGCGATAGTCCTGCCAGAAGGCATCGGCGTCCTGATCCACACCATGGGCGGACAGCTGTGAAAGATAGTCGGCGATCAGATCTTTCTCCACCGCAGCCCGCTCTGCCGGGTCCGCAAAGCTGGTGCCGATCAGATAGGCGATATCGTTTGCACCATTGCCCAATGTTGCGGTTTGCCAGTCGACCAATATGGCGCGCTCACCGCCCTCATCGAACAGGATATTGTCGAGCCGCATGTCACTATGGGTGATGCAGGGATGAGCCGGCTCGGCATCCAGATAGGTGCCGAATTTTGCGATCAGCTCGGATCCCATATCCAATATATCGGTACTCAAACGACCATCAAATCGTTCGCAAAATTGTGGGTAAATGGCAGGAAGGGACTGACGCATATAGTCCCCATTGCCCTGCCCGTGGAGCAGCCAGCTATATTGTTCCAGCGTCCCGGTCTGCGGGCGATAGCTGTGCAGCTTCGCTGCTTCCCTGATCGTTGACTGCACCTGCGTCAGCGTGGCACCGGCCAGCTGGTCGCCCTGACTGGCTGGTGCCATATCCTCCAGCATCAAGACAAATTGGGTTTCATCTTCGCCAATGGCGGCATGATAACAGCCGGGGCAGCCAACACCGGATTTGCCCGCGACATCCCGGTACCAGCCAACTTCCATGTCATAGAGGTGGAAGATGGCGGCGGCTCCGCGGCTGACCGGATCGGCACTCGGGCATTTGGCGACAAAACTGGCGGGATACCGATCTTCCTGCCAGTCACAGGTGAATCGGAAGCTATCGCACACCTGTCCCGTGCCCACCGGTTTGTGAGTCATGGACTGAAGCGATCCCGATGGCGCGCCGAATATCTCCTCCACCCAGCGCGGATCAAATTCCTCGGGGCGGAGCGGGAATGCAGCGCTCATGGTGCGGGGTGGAGCAGGTCGGTGAGCCCGCTCGTCTTATGGGGTCCAACAAAGAGCTGCTCGACAATGCCGATACCTTCATGGCTGCTACCACCACTGGTGAGCACTGCATCGCTGAGCGCCTGAATATGAATATAAAGCATGTCATGGTCCGATACATTGGCCAGATCAATCACATCATAGGCGGTTTCGAGCGGCCCGTGATCCATGCCATGCCCCCATTCTGGGTGCATATAGCCAAGGCCCGACATATAAAAAGTGCGCGTCGCGTCACCGGTGCGCGGCGTAATCGACAAGGCACCATCTGCGGTTTCCAGGCCGATCTGTTTCACCCGACGCGTGCCGCTATGATAGCTTATGTCAATGCTCGGCGGTTCAAATTCCCGCCGCTCGTTATCAATGGCATCGACCACGCCGCGCCGGTTCCATGGCAGGCCTTCGCCATCATCATTGCTGTGAAAGAAACAGGCATGATCTGCGAAATTGAGCGGCGTCCATAGCCACCAGAATTGCGGCAATGTACCAGCTGGTGGTGGCTGTGATTCCGGTGAGCCAACCGGGCGGATGCCCCAGCTGCGATCGCGTGTTCCGCGGTGGGTATCAGGTAAAAGCGCTACCTCCAGGTCGCCGACATGCAATGTCCCGGACCAGCCGCCATTTTGGGTCAGGCGGGTATAGTCCATGAACATACGCGGACCTTCGCGGCGAATGAAGCGTGGTTCCTCAATTGGCAAATGGCGCGCGGTGAAGCGGATATCGGCTGTGATGGGGCAGCCGGTTTCTTTGGCACTCTCCGTAACGATCAGGCGCAGCTCTTGCAAAGGCTCGACAATCTCCAGCGTGATCGGCCCGACGCTAAGGTCCAGCCTTTCGCTGCCCATGCGTTTCGAAGCACGCAAATTATGCTGCTTGCCGTCAATCGACACGCAAAAGGCCGCGTCCATGATATCAAGCTGTGGGTAAACGCCCAGGGCGGCGGCAAAAAATATGCTGCCATCGGCGCTATAGCCATTGAAGAAATAGCGGTCGTAGAAATTCCGGTTATCGCCAGATACCGCCATTGGCTCCGGCGTCTGGTGCAGCGGATAATCGTCACCTCTGGTGAGCATGCTCTCTCTCCCTCGCAGCCGGTTGGTTTGACCCTACCGTTAATTTCGATTGCTGGCACAATGCGCACCAAATTGACAGAGATCAAGGCGCCGTTTGTCAGTTGGTGAAACAGCAATGGTTGGCCGGATTCAACAACGCCATATTGAACAAGAGGAAAAGCCCATGTCCCTGTTTCTGAAAACCATGATATTCCATATTTTCATCGGTGCTACTTTGATGGGTACAGCCATAACGGCACTGCTCGTTATGGGGCAGGGAAACATGATGAGCATTTTGGTGGCTGCCTTGGCTGCCTTTGTGGTGGCCGGACCGATAAGCTGGTTGATTGCAAGGCGATTGCACTGAAAATTGATCTGAAATAGATACCGGGTAACCGCGATTTATTGCTCATTATCGCTACTGCGAACCATTTGCAAAGAAAGCCCGTATATTGGTGCTTTCTGCGGTTGAAATTGCCTGTGGATAAGCCTAATCCGACTCCATATCCTTTTTACGACTCTGATTTCAGGAGAATTTTTCCCATGGCCCGTAACAAAATCGCGCTGATCGGCGCTGGCATGATTGGTGGCACGCTTGCCCATCTCGCTGCTTCCAAGGAAATGGGCGATGTCGTCCTGTTTGATATTGCCGAGGGTATGCCCGCCGGTAAAGCGCTCGACCTCAGCCAGGCCGGGCCAGTTGACGGGTTCGATTCCAACCTGAAAGGCACGAATGATTATGCCGATATTGCGGGCGCGGATGTTATCATCGTGACCGCGGGCGTGCCGCGCAAGCCCGGCATGAGCCGTGATGACCTGCTCGGCATCAACCTGAAAGTCATGAAGGCCGTGGGTGACGGTATCAAGGCCCACGCGCCGGATGCTTTTGTTATCTGCATCACCAACCCGCTTGACGCGATGGTCTGGGCTCTGCGTGAATTTTCCGGACTGCCGCACAATAAAGTGGTCGGCATGGCGGGCGTTCTCGACAGCGCGCGTTTCCGTCACTTCCTTGCTGAAGAATTTGAAGTGTCGGTTGAAGATGTCACCGCCTTCGTTCTCGGCGGCCATGGCGATACGATGGTTCCGGTGCCAGCTTACTCGACAGTTGCCGGTATCCCGATCCCTGATCTCATCAAAATGGGTTGGACCACGCAGGAAAATATCGACGCAATTGTGCAGCGCACCCGCTCTGGCGGCGGCGAGATTGTCGGCCTGCTCGGCAATGGCTCGGCTTATTACGCGCCAGCGACTTCGGCGATCATGATGGCGGAGAGCTATCTCAAGGACAAACGCCGCGTGCTGCCAGCCGCTGCGCATCTCACCGGCCAATATGGTGTAGATGATCTTTACGTCGGCGTGCCGGTGATCATTGGCAAAGACGGTGTCGAGAAAGTCATCGAGATTGAACTGAGCGACGAAGCGCAGGGCAATTTCAATGTGTCGGTCGATGCGGTGAAGGAATTGCTGGAAGCGTGTAAGGGGCTGGATTCGAGTCTGGCTTAACAGGTGTTCTCCAACACGCTCCTCTTTTTCGCTGCACCCATAATGATGGTGACAGAAAACTCTGCTGCAACTGCAAGCCCTTCTGCTTTGTTTGAGTCATTTGCCAATGTTTGCCTTTTCAATCTTGGGAACGCTGTTTCGCAGGCTGATTCAGCTAAAAGCCAAGGCTGGAAATTAGTGGACGAGCAAATAAATGATGATGAAATTCTGCTTAAGTTTGAGGAGCTCAACGTCGATATTTTACTCGACACATCCAAGACCTGTGCGATCACGTCCAAAGTCGACGAAAAATTGAACTTCGCGACTTTTACCGGCGGTATAAGCAAAAATTTGGGCGGCAGTCCGCCCAACGAAGTGATTGGGTCAGATACTGCATATTGGCTGATCGAGCCTGAAGAGCAAAATGAGACCTTTGCGATTTCGCTGATGGTTTCGGCGAAAACCGATGCCAACTTAGCAACATTAATGATTTCCAAGCCCTGAGGTAAAATACATGAGCATCTTAATCGACAAAAACACCAAAGTTATCACGCAAGGCATGACCGGGAATACCGGGACATTCCACACCGAACAGGCGCTGGCTTATGGCACGCAAATGGTTGCGGGCGTCACGCCGGGCAAGGGCGGAACAACCCATATCGGGCTTCCCAATTATGACACGGTAGCCGAAGCCAAGGACGCAACCGGTGCGACTGCCTCTGTGGTTTATGTGCCGCCGCCATTTGCCGCGGACTCCATCCTCGAAGCGATTGATGCCGAGATTGAACTGATCGTTGCGATTACCGAAGGTGTTCCAGTGCTCGACATGGTGCGGGTGAAGCGGGCGCTGCAAGGCTCCAAGTCGCGACTTATCGGTCCGAACTGCCCCGGCGTTTTGACTCCTGATGAATGCAAGATCGGCATCATGCCCGGCAGCATTTTCAAAAAAGGCTCGGTCGGCGTGGTTTCGCGTTCCGGTACGCTCACCTATGAAGCCGTGCATCAGACCACAGCGGTTGGCCTTGGCCAGACCACAGCAGTCGGCATTGGCGGTGATCCGGTCAACGGCACCAACTTTATCGACGTGCTGGAGCTGTTCCTCGCCGATGACGACACCAAGTCGATCATCATGATCGGCGAAATTGGCGGCAGCGCGGAAGAAGAAGCGGCGCAGTTTATTGCGGACGAAGCCAAGAAGGGCCGCAGCAAACCGATGGTTGGCTTTATTGCCGGTCTCACAGCGCCTCCGGGCCGCCGCATGGGCCATGCGGGCGCAATTGTCTCCGGCGGCCAGGGCGGCGCGGAAGACAAGATCGCGGCGATGGAAGCGGCCGGCATTCGCGTGTCACCGTCCCCAAGCGAACTGGGCACCACGCTCGACGCAATGCTGAAAGAAACGGTCTAGAGAAAAGCTCGTGCCCCTGCGCAGGCAGGGGCCCATCTCCTAGTGTTGCGACTAGAGTGAAACAGTGGAGATGGATCCCTGCCTGCGCAGGGATACAGCAACGAAAGGGAAGCGATGAAACCCGGCGCTGTCTATTTTATGGCAAACCGGAAAAATGGAGCGATTTATACCGGTGTAACAAGCGATTTGATCAAACGCGTTTACCAGCATCGAAATGGATTGGTAGATGGATTCACAAAAGATCACGATTGTAAGAAACTGGTTTGGTTTGAAATGTTTGACGATCTGGAAGAAGCGCGCAGGCGGGAAGTTCAGATCAAGAAATGGAAGCGGCATTGGAAGATAAAGCGGATCGAAGAGCATAATCCAGATTGGGACGATCTTTGGTTTGATATTGTGAAGTGATTTGGCGTGTTGAGTTTGGATTTTATGGCGGGAGATGGGCCGTGAAACGAGTCACCTGCCTCGTTTCACCCTGCGCAGGGGCACTGGAGTTTTGACTATGGGCTTTGAAAATCAGGAATTTGGTGTCGGCTCCGAAAAGGAAGCAGGACCCAGCTGGCAAAAGAAACATTGGCCGATTGATGACGCCGATGAGCTGAACAGCGCGCTCGATCCCACGCAAATGGGGATAGAGATCAAGGCGGCTGCGGCGAAATCCGGCAAGTCCATGTCCGATGCCGAAGTGGCTTTGGCAGCGGAGAAATCCATCCGCGCGATGATGCTGATCCGTACCTATCGCGTGCGCGGACATCTCGGTGCCAATCTCGATCCACTTGGCCTGTCCAAGCTGGAGGAACCCGCTGACCTGACCCCCGAATTTCATGGCTTCAAGGCAGATGAGCTCGACAAGCCCGTCTATCTGGGCGGCGTATTGGGTTTTGAGACCGCGTCGATCAAGGAGATCGAAGCTGTGCTGCGCGCCAATTATTGCGGCTCGGTTGGCCTTGAATATATGCATATTGCCGACACGGTGGAGCGGCGCTTCCTGCAGGACCGGATGGAGGGCAAGGACGCCGCGATCCAGTTTACGCCGGAAGGCAAGAAGGCGATCCTCAACAAGGTGATTGAGGGCGAGGAATATGAAAATTTCCTCGGCAAGAAATATGTCGGGACCAAGCGTTTCGGCCTCGACGGCGGTGAAGCGATGCTGCCGGCGCTGGAAAATGTCATCAAATATGGCGGCCAGTCGGGCGTACGCGATATTGTCTATGGCATGGCCCATCGCGGGCGGCTGAACATCTTGGCCAATGTGATGGCCAAGCCTTACAAGGTCATCTTTCACGAATTCCACGGCGGCTCGGCCAACCCCGATGAAGTGGGTGGCTCTGGCGATGTGAAATATCACTTGGGTACCTCCACCGACCGCGAATTTGATGGCATCAATGTGCATATGAGCCTTGTGCCCAATCCATCGCATCTCGAAGCGGTGGATCCGGTGGTGCTCGGCAAGGTCCGCGCGCAGCAAGTGGCGCGTGATGACCTGACCAAGCATGAGCAGGTCTTGCCCGTGCTGATCCACGGCGATGCGGCCTTCGCGGGGCAAGGGATTGTCTGGGAATGTCTCGGCTTCTCCGGCATTCGCGGTTATAATACCGGCGGCTGCATCCATTTCGTGATCAACAACCAGATCGGTTTCACCACCAGCCCGCAATTTGCCCGCAGTTCGCCTTATCCAAGCGACGTGGCGAAAGGCGTGCAGGCACCGATTTTTCATGTGAACGGCGATGATCCGGAAGCGGTGACCTTTGCCTGCAAAATCGCAATCGAATTTCGCCAGCGCTTTGGCCGCGATATCGTCATCGACATGTGGTGCTATCGCCGCTTCGGCCATAATGAAGGCGATGAACCCAGTTTCACGCAGCCGATCATGTATGCGGCGATCAAAAAGCACCCAAAGGTCAGCAAGCTCTATGAGCAGCGACTGATCGAGGAAGGTGTGATCGATGCGAACTGGGGAACCAATACCCGAAAGGCCTTTGCCGACCATCTCGAAGGCGAATTCAAGGCGGCGGATGATTATGAGCCAGATAAGGCCGACTGGTTTGGTGGCCGCTGGCAGGGGCTTCATGTTCCCGCTGACCCTGAAACCGCGCGCCGCAATGTCGAAACAGCCATTGATGCCAAATTGTTCGAGAGCCTGGGACGCACGCTGACCACCGTTCCCGAAGGGCACAAGATCCACAAAACCCTTGGCCGTGTACTCGATGCGAAGGCGAAGATGTTCCAGTCCGGCGAAAATTTCGATTGGGCGACCGGCGAAGCGCTGGCGTTCGGATCGCTGGTTGCCGAAGGCTATAATGTCCGCCTGTCCGGTCAGGATAGCGGGCGCGGCACCTTCTCTCAGCGGCATGCCGTCTGGGTCGATCAGGACAATGAAGAAAAATATGTGCCTTTGAGCACCGTGCCGCATGGCCGGTTCGAAGTGCTCGACAGCCCGCTGTCCGAATATGGCGTGCTCGGCTTTGAATATGGCTATGCCGGGGCCGACCCGAAAACACTGGTGCTGTGGGAAGCGCAATTTGGTGATTTC
This DNA window, taken from Parasphingorhabdus litoris DSM 22379, encodes the following:
- a CDS encoding HIT family protein, whose translation is MNDTIKKFGYPATLVKDYDHWVVLLRPAQVTLGSLIVAAKSDATDFGDLSADHFTELKSVTTEVSSALQHLVSHQKLNWLMLMMVDPHVHFHLIPRYEGSRNWKEQDFADRAWPGPPVLSDAVKLSDDQITDMAAWVKSGFPD
- a CDS encoding CDP-alcohol phosphatidyltransferase family protein, producing the protein MQTKNGVTLLLHGENDTLIWGMTNAERGRRLVEKLQGDISGSLWINLTYVFDPQWIRHVHDNPGMIITFDGTPVLAHLTDESEAEALAAGQLPARATVREYRDKPRIHNASLRKLETPFVRELTPATVKDIERESYFGAYKGVTDILTKYLWPELALVLTRLAARLGMTPNMVTAIGAIGCVSATFLFYYGYFWTGMAAGFVFMVLDTVDGKLARCTITSSFWGNIFDHGLDLVHPPFWWVAWAIGLGAVGLALPEDQLRLALIVILGGYVLQRIIEGIFIRAFGQHIHVWRPMDSWFRLITARRNPNMVLLFISMVFGRPDIGLIAVAWWTLISLAVHMVQIIQAWMVKIRGGQIVSWLEQEQG
- a CDS encoding succinate dehydrogenase iron-sulfur subunit, encoding MATFTLPKNSKIRKTGEVHEALSGGKSRAFKVYRYDPDSGENPRYDTFKIDTEDCGPMVLDALIKMKSEQDSTLTFRRSCREGICGSCAMNIDGKNGLACTTAIEDCGKEVKITPLPHMEVIKDLVPDFTHFYAQYASIQPWLKTVTPTPSGKERLQSPEDRAKLDGLYECILCACCQTSCPSYWWNSDKFLGPAILLQAYRWLADSRDEMTGERLDELEDPFRLYRCHTIMNCANACPKGLSPAKAIAEIKKMTAAREV
- a CDS encoding PaaI family thioesterase; translated protein: MADADPEFFTSDPDPDHPGWYQWKLKDPECYNSFLGPMIVRRGGDGISDNIARVRMFPERQHRNLGNVVHGGTMMGFIDCALFAAMRVLEIGPSGFAVTLELQTHFIGAARLGEPLEAQVEVARETGRFLFLRGLVVQGDGSENMASYTAIVKKAPQ
- the zapE gene encoding cell division protein ZapE; this translates as MTGFYARYQALIANGELKPDADQDACAKRLSQLQEELEAVPPRGSVLWRMFSKKPKAAKGVYMWGGVGRGKSMLMDLFYDNLQINRKKRAHFHEFMLDVHARLNEERKKEQGDPILPVVEALASEARFLAFDEMVVNNSADAMIMSRLFTGLVEAGVTLIATSNRPPVDLYKDGLNREHFLPFIDLLETRLDVISLNGPTDYRRERLGGVDLWHVPNGDAATKALSEAFFRLTDYPPEDRAHVPSEELPVQGGRSMHVPKALKGVAVFSFKRLCAEARGAPDYLAIARHFHSVIIVGIPVLSKENRNEAARFVTLIDALYEYRVKLLASADAEPDALYPEGDGSFEFERTASRLVEMQSDDYLALGHGEAAAD
- a CDS encoding ecdysteroid 22-kinase family protein produces the protein MSAAFPLRPEEFDPRWVEEIFGAPSGSLQSMTHKPVGTGQVCDSFRFTCDWQEDRYPASFVAKCPSADPVSRGAAAIFHLYDMEVGWYRDVAGKSGVGCPGCYHAAIGEDETQFVLMLEDMAPASQGDQLAGATLTQVQSTIREAAKLHSYRPQTGTLEQYSWLLHGQGNGDYMRQSLPAIYPQFCERFDGRLSTDILDMGSELIAKFGTYLDAEPAHPCITHSDMRLDNILFDEGGERAILVDWQTATLGNGANDIAYLIGTSFADPAERAAVEKDLIADYLSQLSAHGVDQDADAFWQDYRRLAFSGFIMAINASIHVEQTERGDEMFAVMAERPAQMALDLESLSLL
- the mdh gene encoding malate dehydrogenase, which gives rise to MARNKIALIGAGMIGGTLAHLAASKEMGDVVLFDIAEGMPAGKALDLSQAGPVDGFDSNLKGTNDYADIAGADVIIVTAGVPRKPGMSRDDLLGINLKVMKAVGDGIKAHAPDAFVICITNPLDAMVWALREFSGLPHNKVVGMAGVLDSARFRHFLAEEFEVSVEDVTAFVLGGHGDTMVPVPAYSTVAGIPIPDLIKMGWTTQENIDAIVQRTRSGGGEIVGLLGNGSAYYAPATSAIMMAESYLKDKRRVLPAAAHLTGQYGVDDLYVGVPVIIGKDGVEKVIEIELSDEAQGNFNVSVDAVKELLEACKGLDSSLA
- the sucD gene encoding succinate--CoA ligase subunit alpha; this translates as MSILIDKNTKVITQGMTGNTGTFHTEQALAYGTQMVAGVTPGKGGTTHIGLPNYDTVAEAKDATGATASVVYVPPPFAADSILEAIDAEIELIVAITEGVPVLDMVRVKRALQGSKSRLIGPNCPGVLTPDECKIGIMPGSIFKKGSVGVVSRSGTLTYEAVHQTTAVGLGQTTAVGIGGDPVNGTNFIDVLELFLADDDTKSIIMIGEIGGSAEEEAAQFIADEAKKGRSKPMVGFIAGLTAPPGRRMGHAGAIVSGGQGGAEDKIAAMEAAGIRVSPSPSELGTTLDAMLKETV
- a CDS encoding GIY-YIG nuclease family protein, which codes for MKPGAVYFMANRKNGAIYTGVTSDLIKRVYQHRNGLVDGFTKDHDCKKLVWFEMFDDLEEARRREVQIKKWKRHWKIKRIEEHNPDWDDLWFDIVK
- a CDS encoding 2-oxoglutarate dehydrogenase E1 component, with protein sequence MGFENQEFGVGSEKEAGPSWQKKHWPIDDADELNSALDPTQMGIEIKAAAAKSGKSMSDAEVALAAEKSIRAMMLIRTYRVRGHLGANLDPLGLSKLEEPADLTPEFHGFKADELDKPVYLGGVLGFETASIKEIEAVLRANYCGSVGLEYMHIADTVERRFLQDRMEGKDAAIQFTPEGKKAILNKVIEGEEYENFLGKKYVGTKRFGLDGGEAMLPALENVIKYGGQSGVRDIVYGMAHRGRLNILANVMAKPYKVIFHEFHGGSANPDEVGGSGDVKYHLGTSTDREFDGINVHMSLVPNPSHLEAVDPVVLGKVRAQQVARDDLTKHEQVLPVLIHGDAAFAGQGIVWECLGFSGIRGYNTGGCIHFVINNQIGFTTSPQFARSSPYPSDVAKGVQAPIFHVNGDDPEAVTFACKIAIEFRQRFGRDIVIDMWCYRRFGHNEGDEPSFTQPIMYAAIKKHPKVSKLYEQRLIEEGVIDANWGTNTRKAFADHLEGEFKAADDYEPDKADWFGGRWQGLHVPADPETARRNVETAIDAKLFESLGRTLTTVPEGHKIHKTLGRVLDAKAKMFQSGENFDWATGEALAFGSLVAEGYNVRLSGQDSGRGTFSQRHAVWVDQDNEEKYVPLSTVPHGRFEVLDSPLSEYGVLGFEYGYAGADPKTLVLWEAQFGDFANGAQIMIDQFIASGEAKWLRANGLVMLLPHGYEGQGPEHSSARLERFLQLCAQDNIQVANITTPANYFHVLRRQMLRSFRKPLVIMTPKSLLRHKMAVSSAEEFQGDHHFMRIKSDTNPPADKDIKRLVLCSGKVAYDLIEARDAAKDKNTSIVRIEQLYPFPAEPLVVRLKRMKNLETLVWAQEEPKNNGSWDFVRPYLEDCLEQAKVGPTDPVYAGRVASASPATGLASRHKEQQEKLVAEALGHPVKK